The stretch of DNA GTGAAAAAAGATGAAACTAGAAAAACAATTTGGAGAAGCAACCCTCATAATCGAGGCTGATCATGTAGCCAGACAGGCCAGTGGCGCGGTTATGGTCCGGTGTGAGGATACCATAGTTCTGGTGACAGTGGTGAGCACTCGCGACCAACGGACCGGGATAGATTTTTTACCCCTGACGGTAGAATATCAGGAACGTTATTACTCTGTGGGCCGTATCCCCGGGAACTTTTTCCGTAGAGAAGTTGGGCGGCCTTCGGAAAAGGAGACATTGATTGCACGCTTGATTGACCGACCCTGCCGTCCTCTTTTCCCTGAGGGCTGGAATTACGAAACCCAGATCATCGCCACCGTCCTCTCAGTAGATGAGGACTACGACGCCGATATGCTGGCCCTGATCGGCGCCTCCGCAGCCCTTGAAATTTCGGATATTCCTTTTCAGGGCCCTATCGCTGGAACGAGGGTGGTTCGAGTGGACGGAGAATTGGTGACCAATCCCGTTCAATCTCAAATCGAAAAGTCGGATTTGAACATCATCGTGGCTGGCAGCCGTGAAGCCGTGGTTATGGTTGAAGGTGAGGCGATCGAAGTGGAAGAAGAGGTGCTTCTGGAGGCCGTCTTCCTGGCTCAGAAGGAGATTCAGCCCATCCTGGACATGCAGGAGGAATTGAAGGCCGCGCTGGGAAAACCCAAACGCCAGCCCCCGCCGTTCGAGCAGGACGAGGCCTTTGCCACCATGGTCAAGGATCAATATCGCGCTGAAGCTAAAGAGGCTTTACTGACCCCGGCCAAGCAGGAACGGCACGAAAAATCTCGACTCCTTCGTGAACGAGCGGTTGAGGAGTTGAGTGAAAATTACCCTGATGCGGCTGAAAAAATCAGCCTGCCTTTTGAGGAGTTAGAGCGTGACATTCTCCGCGACCTGATCCTGAAAGAAGAGAAGCGGATTGACGGGCGGAGCGTAAAAGAGGTTCGCCCCATCAACTGTCAGGTGGCGGTTCTGCCTCGAGCCCATGGTTCAGCCATATTTACCCGCGGTGAAACGCAGGCCCTTGGCATCGCCACCCTGGGCACCAGCCATGACGATCAGCGCCTGGACGCCCTGATTGGCGAAACCTCCAAGTCGTTCATGCTGCACTATAACTTCCCGCCGTATTGCGTTGGAGAAGCCCGGCGTCTGGGCCCGCCCAAGCGCCGCGATGTGGGACACGGGGCCCTGGCTGAAAGGGCACTCAAGTCGGTGCTGCCAGATCAGGAGGAGTTTCCTTACACCATCCGTGTTGTGTCCGAGATACTAGAGTCTAACGGTTCTTCTTCCATGGCTACGGTCTGTGCCGGAACCATGGCCCTTATGGACGCCGGTGTGCCAATTAGGTCTCCTATCGCCGGTGTGGCTATGGGACTTGTAGTGGAGAACGGCGAGGTCGTTATCCTGACCGACATCATCGGTGATGAAGACCACCTCGGAGACATGGACTTAAAGATCGCCGGCTCCAGAAAAGGCGTGACCGGGATACAGATGGACATCAAGGTCAAGGGTATTTCAAAGGAGATTCTGGAAAAGGCCCTGAGTCAAGCCCGTGAGGGGCGCATGCATATCCTGGACGAGATGGAGAAAGTCATTGCCAAACCGCGACCCGAGCTTTCAGAATACGCCCCCAAGACAACGATCATCGAGATCAACCCGGATAAAATTCGTGACCTCATTGGGCCTCAAGGTAAGGTCATCAGAGCCATCCAGTCCGAGACAGACACCCGCATAGACGTGGAAGACACGGGCAAGGTTATTATTTACGCGCGTAACGCTCAGTCCGCCGATACAGCCATCAAACAGATCAAAGAGGTGACCCAGGAGGCGGAGGTAGATCAAATTTACAAGGGCAAGGTGGTCAAGATCATGGATTTTGGAGCCTTTGTCGAAATACTTCCCGGAACCGATGGTCTGGTTCACATCTCTCAACTGGCCCCGGAACGCGTAAAGGCCGTGACCGATGTGGTCAAGGAGGGCGATGAGATTCTGGTCAAGGTCCTTGATATAGACAAACAGGGAAAGATTCGTCTTTCCAGAAAGGCTGTCCTGGAAGAGGCTGCTGGGAAGCGCCATTGAGATAAGAAGCTAACTTCGGCTTCGTCAATTCATCAGGGTGGGAGGACGTGAAACCCTCGTACAGGAAGACCACGTTTGACAATGGGCTGCGCATTCTGACGGAAAGGGTGCCGCATGTCAAATCCGTCTCAGTGGGCATATGGGTGAACATCGGCTCCCGGGATGAGAACGAATCAGAAGCCGGCCTCTCCCACTTCATTGAGCATATGATCTTCAAAGGCACCGCTCGCCGGGACGCCCTTCAGATAGCTAAGGAGATTGATCAGATCGGGGGGATGGCCAACGCCTTTACGAGCAAGGAATACACCTGTTTTCATGCCCGGGTCATGTCCGATCACCTCCCTCTGGCAACCGATCTTCTAATTGACATCTTCCTTCACTCTGTGTTCGACTTCGAGGACATTGACCGGGAACGGCAGGTCATTCTTCAGGAAATCAACATGGTCGAGGATACGCCGGACGAGCATATTCATGTGCTCTTCGGCCAGAACTTCTGGCCCGGCGCGCCTCTCGGCCGCCCGGTCCTGGGAACGGTCGAGACAATCTCCCGGGCTGGCCGCGAAGAAATCTACCAGTATCTCAAGCGACATTATCTGCCTACCAAGATTATCATTGCCGCCGTCGGAAATTTGGAACATAAGGCCTTTGTGGATTTGATCGGGCCGTCCCTTGAGGCTATGCCAGCCGTTGAAGATAATCTGGTTCGTCAGCCCCCTGAGGTCAAGACCGACGTAACAATCACTGCAAAGGAGCTGGAGCAGGTTCACTTCTGCCTCGGCTCCCCGTTTCCAACCGCCGTGGATGAAAGGCGCTACGCTGCCGCTATGCTCAGTACCATCCTCGGTGGCAATATGAGTTCCAGGCTTTTTCAGGAAATCAGAGAAAACCGAGGCCTGGCCTACTCAATCTATTCTTTCCTCTCCACTTACATTGACGCCGGGTTATTAGGAATATACGCTGGAATCGGTCAGAAGCAGGTGAATGAAGTGATCCGCCTTATTCTGGCCGAATTAAAAAAACTCAGGATGGGAGAGATAAAGGATTCCGAGCTAAAAGCTGCTCGGGAGTATCTGAAGGGCGGGATCGCATTGAATTTGGAGAGCACGGATAACCTTATGACCCGCCTGGCTAGAAATGAGGTTACCTATCATCGGAACGTCAGCTATGAGGAAATCGTGACATCTATCAACAGGGTCGCCAAAGACCAGATCGTGGGCCTGGCCGAGGAATATTTCCAGCCGCAGAGCCTGGCCCTGACCGTCCTGGGCAGTGTTTCTGAAAACGAACTCCAACCCGATATTTTGAATCAGTAAGGAAGAGATGAAAAGCGAGATAAAGGTTCAGGTGAAGCGCATTCGCCCTGAAGAAGATCAGGACCTGCCTCTTCCGGCATACATGACGCCGCGTTCCGCCGGCATGGACCTCCTCGCGGCCGTAAAGGAATCCGTGGTCATGGAACCCGGACAGGTCATGCTGATTCCCACCGGCCTGGCCATGGCCCTGCCTTCGGGTTTTGAGGCGCAGATTCGTCCTCGCAGCGGTCTGGCCCTGAAAAAGGGCCTCAGCCTGATCAACTCCCCCGGAACCATTGATGCAGACTACCGCGGTGAGATCGGACTGGCGGTCATTAACCTGGGCCAAGAGCCGGTGACCATCAAGCGGGGCGATCGCATCGCTCAGATGATTTTCACCCGGGTCTGGCAGGCCGAGCTGGACCTGGTTTCAGAGCTGGAAGAGACCGACCGCGGCCCAGGCGGTTTTGGTCACACTGGTTGAGGCTGTGATCCGGTTCGGGCCGACCAGGCTGGAAGAGGATTCAAAAGCCCTTTCAAACTCATCCTTTGGAAAAGCGGTTGGGGAAGCTCTTCACCTGCGATAATAACAGAGCCGGTATTGTCTTTTGACATTGACTTTTCGCCAACGAGGAGATTGAGCCATAAAATTCTGTACACTCGCCAGCGGGAGCAAAGGCAACGCCATCTGGGTCGAGGCCGAAGGCGTGGCCGTGCTGGTGGACGCCGGCCTATCTGGGAAGGAGCTTGAACGCCGCATGGCCGTGGCGGGATTGTCCCCGCAGAAACTGCGGGCCATCCTGGTTTCCCATGAGCATCATGACCATATTTCCGCGGTCGGGATTCTGGCCAGGCGGTTGGGCTTGCCGGTTCACATGAATGAACTCACCCTGACCCAATGCCAGGCAGAACTTGCAGGGGTCTTGGTGAGCCTTTTCCGAACCGGAGAAAAATTTGATTTAGGGCCGTTCAGCATTCATCCCTTTTCCCTCTCCCATGACGCCGCGGACCCGGTGGGTTTTACCTTGAGCAACAATGGAGTCCTGCTCGGCCTGGCTACTGATCTTGGGGTGGCTACCAATCTCGTTCGGACGCGTTTATCTAATTGCAAGGCCCTGGTCATCGAGTCCAATCATGATCCCCAGATGCTCTTAAACGGCCCCTATCCCTGGGAGTTAAAACGCCGGGTGCAGAGTCGGCACGGTCACCTGTCCAATGATGACGCGGCCGAATTACTGAGCTCCGTGGCCCACAAGGGGTTGACGCAGGTCGTTTTAGCTCACCTGAGTGAAACCAACAATGAACCGGAGCTGGCCCTGGCTCGAGTCGGCTCTGTCCTGGCTCCTCTGGCAGATTTTCAACTAGAAGTGGCCTTTCAGGATACACCCAGCCAGATATTTGAACTTTAAAAACAATTTTTAAAAATGCTCCTTTTGATCAAGCTAGATCGAGGCCTTCCTGACCTCGGGCGGCCCCGACGACTTTATAGTCCGCTCTCCAGAGCCATGTACTCAACATCTTGTGCACAATAGGGTCGTCGTCAATGATCAAAACGAGCGGCGCTTCAGGCATCAGGCTTGCCTCTGATACTATTCCTTCTTTAAATGTACAATTAATCAGCCCTTAACCGCAATAAATTCTGAAATCGTCCGCTTAGCCGGGCCTGGAGCTTTCGCTGACGCGCCAGCGTTTCGATGTTTGTTGACCGGCGTCTTGCATTTTAAGGTTTGAACATATTCTGTGGTATAATTCGGTCATGCTTGAGGTATTGGTTTTCACACGCCTGATGTGAAGCGCCAGCGAGGATGTCAGGCCCCTGGTCGAGGAGCTGGTCAAACGCGGGGTGAACGTCGCCCCGCCTTATGACGTGAACTTGCTGGATGGCATGGCTGAGGCGGCTTACTGGGAAGTGCTGGATGAACCGGTGCCCGTGGTCCTGGTTGTGGATGAAAGCCAGAGATTTCAGCCGGTCGTAAAGTTATGGTCTGGCAAGGCCCCCAAAGCAAAAGAAGTCCTGGCAAT from Deltaproteobacteria bacterium encodes:
- the dut gene encoding dUTP diphosphatase, translating into MKSEIKVQVKRIRPEEDQDLPLPAYMTPRSAGMDLLAAVKESVVMEPGQVMLIPTGLAMALPSGFEAQIRPRSGLALKKGLSLINSPGTIDADYRGEIGLAVINLGQEPVTIKRGDRIAQMIFTRVWQAELDLVSELEETDRGPGGFGHTG
- a CDS encoding MBL fold metallo-hydrolase, giving the protein MKFCTLASGSKGNAIWVEAEGVAVLVDAGLSGKELERRMAVAGLSPQKLRAILVSHEHHDHISAVGILARRLGLPVHMNELTLTQCQAELAGVLVSLFRTGEKFDLGPFSIHPFSLSHDAADPVGFTLSNNGVLLGLATDLGVATNLVRTRLSNCKALVIESNHDPQMLLNGPYPWELKRRVQSRHGHLSNDDAAELLSSVAHKGLTQVVLAHLSETNNEPELALARVGSVLAPLADFQLEVAFQDTPSQIFEL
- the pnp gene encoding polyribonucleotide nucleotidyltransferase, translated to MKLEKQFGEATLIIEADHVARQASGAVMVRCEDTIVLVTVVSTRDQRTGIDFLPLTVEYQERYYSVGRIPGNFFRREVGRPSEKETLIARLIDRPCRPLFPEGWNYETQIIATVLSVDEDYDADMLALIGASAALEISDIPFQGPIAGTRVVRVDGELVTNPVQSQIEKSDLNIIVAGSREAVVMVEGEAIEVEEEVLLEAVFLAQKEIQPILDMQEELKAALGKPKRQPPPFEQDEAFATMVKDQYRAEAKEALLTPAKQERHEKSRLLRERAVEELSENYPDAAEKISLPFEELERDILRDLILKEEKRIDGRSVKEVRPINCQVAVLPRAHGSAIFTRGETQALGIATLGTSHDDQRLDALIGETSKSFMLHYNFPPYCVGEARRLGPPKRRDVGHGALAERALKSVLPDQEEFPYTIRVVSEILESNGSSSMATVCAGTMALMDAGVPIRSPIAGVAMGLVVENGEVVILTDIIGDEDHLGDMDLKIAGSRKGVTGIQMDIKVKGISKEILEKALSQAREGRMHILDEMEKVIAKPRPELSEYAPKTTIIEINPDKIRDLIGPQGKVIRAIQSETDTRIDVEDTGKVIIYARNAQSADTAIKQIKEVTQEAEVDQIYKGKVVKIMDFGAFVEILPGTDGLVHISQLAPERVKAVTDVVKEGDEILVKVLDIDKQGKIRLSRKAVLEEAAGKRH
- a CDS encoding insulinase family protein; protein product: MKPSYRKTTFDNGLRILTERVPHVKSVSVGIWVNIGSRDENESEAGLSHFIEHMIFKGTARRDALQIAKEIDQIGGMANAFTSKEYTCFHARVMSDHLPLATDLLIDIFLHSVFDFEDIDRERQVILQEINMVEDTPDEHIHVLFGQNFWPGAPLGRPVLGTVETISRAGREEIYQYLKRHYLPTKIIIAAVGNLEHKAFVDLIGPSLEAMPAVEDNLVRQPPEVKTDVTITAKELEQVHFCLGSPFPTAVDERRYAAAMLSTILGGNMSSRLFQEIRENRGLAYSIYSFLSTYIDAGLLGIYAGIGQKQVNEVIRLILAELKKLRMGEIKDSELKAAREYLKGGIALNLESTDNLMTRLARNEVTYHRNVSYEEIVTSINRVAKDQIVGLAEEYFQPQSLALTVLGSVSENELQPDILNQ